GCCCCATTGCGCTCCGTCCATGTAACCGGAACGGCACCCCGATCAGCGCCCGCGCGCGCGTAATGACACTCATGCGCCGGGATAGCGGGTCAGCAGGTCCATCCCCGGCAGATAGGGTTCCCCACGAAAATTGACCGCATTGCCAAAACGCCCCGCACAAGTTCCCAACTGCCGGTCACACCCTTCCGTCAACAGCGCCAAAGTCCCCGCCGCCACCGCAAAGGCCGGCGGATCAGCCAGCGTCACCCCTTCCGCACCATTGTCCACCACCCCCTGCGTCAGCCCCGCATTCGCCCCGCTCAGCCAGCGCAACGTCCCGAAGGCATAGGCCCCCGCCGCCAGCCCGCTGACCGCCACCGCGCCGTCCGCGACGCCGTCCACCGCCACGATCCTGCGCCGCCCGGCCATATCCACGCGGCACGCCCCGTCGCCCAGCCTTGCCCTGCAATCGGGCGATGTCGACGGCGCGACCGGCGCGCTCAACACCGCCGCCGCGCTCAGCAGTTCGGCGGTAAAGCCGCCCCCCTTGCGCGCCACTGCGCCAATCTCGCCTTTCGCCAGCAGCAGCCACAAGGCGCCCGGCGTTTCCCATTGCGTCAGCCGCAATTCCAGCGCGGCCCCGTCCCATCGCCCGGCCATCAGGTCGACCTCGCCGATCGCATCGCTCGACAGCGCGCCCGCCACATCGCTATCCTCGCCGTCCAGCCCGATCCCGCTGCGCACGGCAGACGGCGTCATCCCCGGCGCGGCGCGATAGGTCAGGCCCCCGATCGCCAGGTCGCGATCATGGCTGGTCAGCCCGATCGCCACCCCGTCCCGCCGCTCGATCCGCCAGCAAAAGGCCAGCGTATTGAGCGGCTGCCCCAGCTCTTCACTTTGGCTCATCGCCTCCACGCTCATTCGCGTATCTCCACCAACGGCACCGACGGCGCTTCGCCCGCTGCAAAGGTTGCGCGGTTGATATCCAGCCGATCCTCGGCAAAGCGCACCGGCACGTCGAACCGGTAGCCCGCCGTCAGCACCACACCCGCATCCGGCGCATCGTCGAAGGCAATCACGCCCAGCCCGGCATGGCTCCACCCCTCGTGCAACTCCACGCCATCGGCCGCCACGCGGATGCTGCCCGCCACCGGCCGGGTGATGACCCGCGCCTGCGCATCCTCCCCCTCGCCATAATAGCGCATCAGCGGGAACTCGGCCCGCACACCGTCGCCGATTCCCAGCCGCTGGTCGATCGGCCCCGGAGCATCCCCCGGCGCGCCGCTGCGATCGTCATAGGGATCGGTGAAGCGGAACCCCCGCGCCGCGCCCCGCCGCGCCCGGAAAAATGCGATCAGCGCGGCGATGTCCGCGTCCGACCGCACCCCCGGTCCCGCGTCGAAGGACAGGCGCGCATCGGCCCAGTCGCTGCTGCGCCGCTCATGCCCCGATGGGCTTTCGACGATCTGCGTCGAAAAGCTCGGCGACAGGCTCGTCTCCCGCCCGATCGCGATCGGAAAGACTATATCGTCAAAGGCTTGCACATCATCCTCCCCATCGATCCTGAAGCAGGTGAAGCCGTCGCGGCACACCTGCGGCAACGCCCAGATGAAGGTCTGCGCCGTGCCCCGCGCGACAGCCGCCTGCGCCGCCGCCGCGATCCGCGCCCATTGGTCCGCCTGTTCCGGCA
This window of the Sphingobium sp. CR2-8 genome carries:
- a CDS encoding DUF2163 domain-containing protein, with translation MSQSEELGQPLNTLAFCWRIERRDGVAIGLTSHDRDLAIGGLTYRAAPGMTPSAVRSGIGLDGEDSDVAGALSSDAIGEVDLMAGRWDGAALELRLTQWETPGALWLLLAKGEIGAVARKGGGFTAELLSAAAVLSAPVAPSTSPDCRARLGDGACRVDMAGRRRIVAVDGVADGAVAVSGLAAGAYAFGTLRWLSGANAGLTQGVVDNGAEGVTLADPPAFAVAAGTLALLTEGCDRQLGTCAGRFGNAVNFRGEPYLPGMDLLTRYPGA